A region from the Methanobrevibacter ruminantium genome encodes:
- a CDS encoding 5-formyltetrahydrofolate cyclo-ligase, which yields MSLKEEKESIRKSIYDKLFNEGQSLRPNGDYGKIPDFKGSDIVAELLAGTDEWKNSKTIFCSPDSAQIPVRYLALKENKNLIMASPNLEHGYLYLEGNKLNGKEREASTKEGAFNHCSKFFDFGEDSSFDMAIDMVVEGSVGVDRCGNRIGKGKGYGDREIEDLFNKNLINEDTPLVTTIHPFQLLDHIPMESHDRRLNMIVSTDEVIKI from the coding sequence ATGTCTTTAAAGGAAGAAAAGGAATCCATTAGAAAATCAATTTATGATAAATTGTTTAATGAAGGCCAGTCTCTTAGACCTAATGGGGATTATGGAAAGATTCCTGATTTTAAAGGATCTGATATTGTAGCTGAATTGCTTGCTGGAACTGATGAATGGAAGAATTCAAAAACTATTTTTTGCAGTCCAGATTCTGCTCAAATTCCAGTTAGATATCTTGCTTTAAAGGAAAACAAGAATCTCATTATGGCAAGCCCTAACCTTGAACACGGCTATCTGTATCTTGAAGGAAACAAGTTAAATGGAAAGGAAAGAGAAGCATCAACAAAAGAGGGAGCATTCAATCATTGCTCAAAGTTTTTTGATTTCGGTGAAGACAGTTCATTTGATATGGCTATTGATATGGTAGTGGAAGGATCTGTTGGTGTGGATAGATGTGGAAACAGAATTGGAAAAGGAAAGGGATATGGAGATAGGGAAATCGAAGATCTCTTCAATAAGAATCTCATTAATGAAGACACTCCTTTAGTTACCACAATTCATCCATTTCAATTGCTTGATCATATTCCAATGGAAAGTCATGACAGAAGATTGAATATGATTGTAAGCACTGATGAAGTTATTAAGATTTAA
- the rbr gene encoding rubrerythrin, giving the protein MADLKGTKTEANLAAAFAGESQAHAKYQYFASKAKKEGYVQIHDIFMETSKNEKEHAKIWFKLLHDGEVPDTIANLNAAADGENEEWTAMYKEFAETAREEGFDEIAGLFTMVGNIEKEHEERYRALLANVEGETVFKKEEEIEWKCINCGHIIKGTDAPVICPVCKHPQSYFEERATNFK; this is encoded by the coding sequence ATGGCAGATTTAAAAGGTACTAAAACCGAAGCTAACTTAGCAGCAGCTTTTGCTGGTGAATCTCAAGCTCATGCTAAATATCAATATTTCGCAAGTAAAGCTAAAAAAGAAGGATACGTACAAATCCACGATATCTTTATGGAAACTTCCAAAAACGAAAAAGAACACGCAAAAATCTGGTTCAAACTTTTACACGATGGAGAAGTTCCAGACACTATTGCTAACTTAAATGCAGCAGCTGATGGTGAAAACGAAGAATGGACTGCAATGTACAAAGAATTCGCAGAAACCGCAAGAGAAGAAGGTTTCGATGAAATCGCAGGTTTATTCACCATGGTTGGTAACATCGAAAAAGAACATGAAGAAAGATACAGAGCTTTACTCGCTAATGTTGAAGGCGAAACTGTATTCAAAAAAGAAGAAGAAATTGAATGGAAATGTATTAACTGTGGTCACATAATTAAAGGAACCGATGCTCCTGTAATTTGCCCAGTATGTAAACACCCTCAATCTTACTTCGAAGAAAGAGCAACCAACTTCAAATAA